Below is a window of Brachyspira pilosicoli DNA.
AAGCACTATATTCATAGATACTTACCACTACATTTGTTAATTATTAGCAACCAAATACTCTTGGTTTTCCATCAGAAGCTAATTTGCTTAATACAGCTTGAGGATCTCTAAACTTAGCTAAGAAAATCATAGCAGCTATAACATAAGGTTTGTAGCTAGCTTGTTTGTAAAGAGGTACTCTATATCTGTCAAACACAGAAGCAGCAACCTCACCATCTTTACAGCTAACATCATTAATGTCAGCAGGTAAACAGTGTAAGTATAATGCTTTTCCGTCTTTAGTTTTTTTCATTTTTTCTTCAGTACAGCACCAATCTTTATAGTTAGCATTTTGCTCTAATAGTCTCTTTTCAAGAGCTTTTATTCCATCAGTGTCGCCTTTACCATAAAGGTCTGTTCTCTCTTGCATAGCAGCAAAAGGAGCCCAAGATTTAGGATAAACAACATCAGCATCTTCAAAAGCTTCGTCCATATTGTTAGTGATAGTTAATTTAACGCCAGCAGCTTCAGCATTTTTCTTAGCAATAGCTTCAACTTCAGGCATAAGCTCATAACCTTTTGGATAAGCCAAAGCAACATCCATACCTAATCTTGTGAATAAACCAGCAGCACCTTGAGGTACAGAAAGAGGTTTACCGTAAGAAGGTGAATAAGCCCAAGTCATAGCAACTTTTTTACCTCTTAAGTTTTCTAATCCGCCTAATTCGTGGATAAAGTGTAAAGAGTCAGCCATCATTTGAGTTGGATGGTCTCTGTCACATTGTAAGTTAACTAAAGTAGGAATTTGCTCTAATATACCGTCATTGTAACCTTGTCTTACAGACTCAGAAACTTCTTTCATATATTCGTGACCTTTACCGATGTACATATCATCTCTGATACCTATAACATCAGCCATAAATGATACCATGTTAGCAGTTTCTCTAACTGTTTCACCATGAGCTATTTGGCTTTTACCTTCGTCTAAGTCTTGTACTTCTAAACCTAAAAGGTTACAAGCAGAAGCAAAAGAAAAACGAGTCCTTGTAGAATTATCTCTGAATAAAGAGATACCTAAACCAGAATCAAAAACTTTAGTAGACACATTGCTTTCTCTTAAGAATCTTAAAGCATCAGCAACTGTCCAAACAGCTTGTAATTCATCAAAAGTTTTGTCCCAAGTAAGGAAAAAGTCATTTTTATACATTTTTCCAAATTCAAGGCTATCGAGTTTTGAAATATATTTTTGTATACCCATATTTTTCATCCTTTTGTTTTTTATTTTTTATTTAATTAATATTAATTAATTTTTATTATTTATTAGCACAATATATAGTAGGTACAGCAGCATACATAGCAGCACATACAACTAAATCTTGTTTCCAAGTTTTTTCATTAGGAGCATGAGCTTGAGCTTCAGCACCAGGTCCGAAACCTATACAAGGTATTCCGTTTCTTCCCATAATAGATACACCGTTAGTAGAGAATGTCCATTTATCAGTAAGCGGACGAGCTTTTCTTTCTTTATCTATTTCTGGAGTAGGTCCCATTCTTTCTGTACCATAAAGACCTTTATAAGCCTCTTCTAAAGCTTTAGTTACAGCATGGTCTTCTGGAATTACCCAAGTTGGGAAGTAACATTCTATTGGATAAACTAAACCTTTCCAAGATGGTCTTTCATAATTATACATAGATACTTCAGCACCATATTTTTTTACATTAGGAAGGTTTCTTATTTCTTCTAAGCAGCTTTCCCAAGTTTCGCCAGCTGTCATTCTTCTGTCTAATGAAATAGAGCAAGAATCAGCAACAGCACATCTGCTTGGAGAAGTGTAGAATATTTGAGAAACAGTTACAGTACCTCTGCCTAAGAAATTAGCTTCTTTGTATTGAGGATTGTATTTTTCTTCAAGCATTTTTACTAAACCTTTGATAGGTGTAGAATCTTTAGCATCGTTTTCGTTAAGGCTTCTGATGTCTTGAAGTATGTCAGCCATTTTGTAGATAGCGTTATCTCCTCTTTCTGGAGCAGAACCGTGGCAAGAAATACCTTTAACATCTACTCTTATTTCCATTCTTCCTCTTTGACCTCTGTAAATACCGCCGTCAGTAGGTTCAGTAGAAATTACGAATTCAGGTTTAATTTTGCTTTCTTTACAAATGTATTCCCAGCATAAACCATCGCAGTCCTCTTCCTGTACAGTACCAACAACAACAACTTGATATTTGTCGCTTAAAAGACCTAAATCTTTCATTATTTTAGCACCATAAACACCAGAAACTATACCGCCCTCTTGGTCAGAAGTTCCTCTACCGCCTATTTCTACATCGTTTTCATAACCTTTATAAGGGTCAAATTCCCAGTTGTCTTTGTTACCTATACCAACTGTGTCTATATGAGCATCTATACCTATTAAAGTTTTACCAGTACCCATATAACCTAAAACGTTACCCATAGGATCTATTTCTACTTTGTCAAATCCTACTTTTTTCATCTCTTCAGCAATTCTCTCAATTACACCTTTCTCTTCGCAAGATTCACTAGGAATTGCTACCAAATCTCTTAAAAACTTAGTCATATCAGCTTTATAGCCTTCTGCTTTTGCTTTTATTTGTTCAAATTGTTCTTTTGAAATAGCACTCATTTTTATTTCTCCCTAAAATTATATATATTATAAAATTTTATTATCTCTCTTTTGCTTCCCAAATGATATTTTTCCATCTAATTGGGTCTGTATCGCCTTCTGTGCTGAATAATAATACTTTAGAATTAGAATCAAGTTTTAATTTCTTTCTTAATTCAGCATATTCATCATTAAGCATTATAGTAGCCAAAGCACCAAATGGAGCAGCTCCAGATTCACCAGATACTACTTGAGGGTCTCCTTTTAATGGAGCAGAAAGCATTCTCATACCTCTTGCAGCAACTACATCTTCAGCAGCTATAAAACAATCAGCATGATTTTTAAGTATATCCCAAGAAGTAATATTAGGTTCACCGCAAGCAAGTCCAGCCATAATAGTATTTAAATCGCCTTCTACTATTCTTATTTTACCATCGCCTGCTACAGCACCTTTATATAAACAAGCAGCAGCTTCAGCTTCTACTACAACCATTACAGGAGGATTATCTTTATATTTGTTAGCAAAATATCCAACCATAGCACCAGCCAAAGAACCAACACCAGCCTGTACAAATACATGTGTAGGTCTTTCGCCAAATTGCTCATCAGCTTCTAAAGCCATAGTACCATAACCTTGCATAATCCAAGCAGGTATCTCTTCATAGCCTTCCCAAGCAGTATCCTGTACAACTACTCCGTTAGGCACCTTTGCAGCTTCTGCAGCAGCTTTTCTAACGCATTCATCATAGTTATATTCTTCTATTGTAGCAGTTGCACCTTCAGCTTGAATATTTTTTAATCTTGTTTCTGTTGAGCCTTTAGGCATAAAAATAACTGATTTTTGTCCTAATTTATTAGCAGCCCAAGCAACACCTCTTCCGTGGTTACCATCTGTAGCTGAGAAGAAAGTAGCCTGACCGAACTCATCTTTTAATTTTTTTGAAGTTAATACATCATAAGGGAATTCGCTTACATCTTTTCCCATTTTTTGAGCTATATATTTAGCCATAGAGTAAGAACCGCCTAATACTTTAAAGGCATTAAGACCAAATCTATATGACTCATCTTTTACTTTTATAGTTCCTAAACCTAAATATTTTGCCATTTCTTTTAATTCTGACAATGGTGTTTGTGTGTATTGAGGGAAACTTTGATGAAATGCTTTTGCTTTCTTTACTTCCTCAATAGACATTATTGGTAAATTTTTGTCATCTGACTTAGGCATTTTATTTTCTGCCCATTTAAGCTCACTCATTTACTTCCTCCTTTTTTGAATCTATATAATTATATAGAGTGAATTTACTTATTCCAAAATGATTTGATACCTTATCTCCGGATTTTGTTATTAAAAATACTCCAGAGTCATTTAAAAATTTAATAGCCTTTATTTTTTCATCTTTACTCATTATAGAAGCAGGCTTTCCTATTAATTCTTCACTTTTTAATATAAGTTTTTCCATAAGCTCCTGAGCACTATTTGGTATTTCTTCAAGCTTAGATTTATCTTCTGTTTGAATCAATAAATCTAAATCACTCTTAAATGGTATAAAACTTGTTATATCAAAGTTTATAGACAATATATATCTATATTTACCATTAATATCCTTTATAAAAACAGTTGAAGACTTTAATATTTTGCCGTTTGATGCTTTAGTAAGATAAGACAAATGATCAACTATAGGCTCGCCTTTCTTTAGCTTTTCTATAGTTTTTAATACCACATTTGAAGCACCTTCTCCTGCTTGTCTTCCTGTAACACCTCCATTAATAATAAAAAGAATAGTATGCTCTAAATCATCTTCTTTTAATTCATGAATACAAACTTCGCAATTACTTCCAAATTGCCTTGCTATTCCATGTGCCACACTCACTAAAGTCTCTAGTATTATATTAGAACTCATAAAACCTTACAAAAACCTATTATGTTTTACTATACAACAATCATCAATTGATACGTTTATAGTATACTAATTTTTTTTTAGATTTTCAAGAAAAAATCTAAAAAATTTTGGATTTTTTATACAAATTCGTTGACAAATCGACTTTTTTTAATATCCTATTAAAATATAGATAATAAATTATAAAAATATGAAATTTAGGGGGAATATATGCTATTAATAGGCGGAGGTAAATTAATAACAAGAGATTCTGCTAAACCATTTTTAGAAGATGGGGCAGTTCTTTGTGATGGGAGATTAATTAAAGAAGTTGGTAAAACTTCAGATTTAAAAGCAAAATATAAAGATGCTGAGTTTATAGATGCTAAAGGAAGCATCATTATGCCGGCATTTATAAATATACATGAACATATTTACTCTGCAATGGCTAGAGGGTTCAGTATTAATGGTTATAACCCTAAAGGCTTCTTAGAAATATTAGACGGTATGTGGTGGACTATAGACAGAAATCTTACTTTAGAACAAACTAAACAAAGTGCTATGGCTACCTATATAGAATCAATTAAAAATGGCGTTACTACTGTGTTCGACCACCATGCAAGTTTTGGTCATATTGAAGGCTCACTATTTGCTATAGAAGAGGCTGCTAAAACTATGGGTGTTCGTTCTTGTTTATGTTATGAGGTTTCGGACAGAGACGGAGAGGCTAAATCTAAAGCTTCAGTTAAAGAAAACCTTGATTTTATTAAGCATGCTATGGCTGATAAAACTGATATGATTAAAGGTATGATGGGAATGCATGCTTCTTTCACTATATCTGATAAAACTATGGAAGCTTGTATGAAAGATTTACCTGAAGGCATAGGCTGCCATATTCACGTTGCTGAAGGTATAGAAGATTTGCATGCTTGTCTTAAAGAACATGGCAAAAGAATAGTTGATAGACTTTAT
It encodes the following:
- the ygeW gene encoding knotted carbamoyltransferase YgeW codes for the protein MGIQKYISKLDSLEFGKMYKNDFFLTWDKTFDELQAVWTVADALRFLRESNVSTKVFDSGLGISLFRDNSTRTRFSFASACNLLGLEVQDLDEGKSQIAHGETVRETANMVSFMADVIGIRDDMYIGKGHEYMKEVSESVRQGYNDGILEQIPTLVNLQCDRDHPTQMMADSLHFIHELGGLENLRGKKVAMTWAYSPSYGKPLSVPQGAAGLFTRLGMDVALAYPKGYELMPEVEAIAKKNAEAAGVKLTITNNMDEAFEDADVVYPKSWAPFAAMQERTDLYGKGDTDGIKALEKRLLEQNANYKDWCCTEEKMKKTKDGKALYLHCLPADINDVSCKDGEVAASVFDRYRVPLYKQASYKPYVIAAMIFLAKFRDPQAVLSKLASDGKPRVFGC
- a CDS encoding YgeY family selenium metabolism-linked hydrolase: MSAISKEQFEQIKAKAEGYKADMTKFLRDLVAIPSESCEEKGVIERIAEEMKKVGFDKVEIDPMGNVLGYMGTGKTLIGIDAHIDTVGIGNKDNWEFDPYKGYENDVEIGGRGTSDQEGGIVSGVYGAKIMKDLGLLSDKYQVVVVGTVQEEDCDGLCWEYICKESKIKPEFVISTEPTDGGIYRGQRGRMEIRVDVKGISCHGSAPERGDNAIYKMADILQDIRSLNENDAKDSTPIKGLVKMLEEKYNPQYKEANFLGRGTVTVSQIFYTSPSRCAVADSCSISLDRRMTAGETWESCLEEIRNLPNVKKYGAEVSMYNYERPSWKGLVYPIECYFPTWVIPEDHAVTKALEEAYKGLYGTERMGPTPEIDKERKARPLTDKWTFSTNGVSIMGRNGIPCIGFGPGAEAQAHAPNEKTWKQDLVVCAAMYAAVPTIYCANK
- the dpaL gene encoding diaminopropionate ammonia-lyase, with protein sequence MSELKWAENKMPKSDDKNLPIMSIEEVKKAKAFHQSFPQYTQTPLSELKEMAKYLGLGTIKVKDESYRFGLNAFKVLGGSYSMAKYIAQKMGKDVSEFPYDVLTSKKLKDEFGQATFFSATDGNHGRGVAWAANKLGQKSVIFMPKGSTETRLKNIQAEGATATIEEYNYDECVRKAAAEAAKVPNGVVVQDTAWEGYEEIPAWIMQGYGTMALEADEQFGERPTHVFVQAGVGSLAGAMVGYFANKYKDNPPVMVVVEAEAAACLYKGAVAGDGKIRIVEGDLNTIMAGLACGEPNITSWDILKNHADCFIAAEDVVAARGMRMLSAPLKGDPQVVSGESGAAPFGALATIMLNDEYAELRKKLKLDSNSKVLLFSTEGDTDPIRWKNIIWEAKER
- a CDS encoding helix-turn-helix transcriptional regulator, with amino-acid sequence MSSNIILETLVSVAHGIARQFGSNCEVCIHELKEDDLEHTILFIINGGVTGRQAGEGASNVVLKTIEKLKKGEPIVDHLSYLTKASNGKILKSSTVFIKDINGKYRYILSINFDITSFIPFKSDLDLLIQTEDKSKLEEIPNSAQELMEKLILKSEELIGKPASIMSKDEKIKAIKFLNDSGVFLITKSGDKVSNHFGISKFTLYNYIDSKKEEVNE
- the ssnA gene encoding putative aminohydrolase SsnA → MLLIGGGKLITRDSAKPFLEDGAVLCDGRLIKEVGKTSDLKAKYKDAEFIDAKGSIIMPAFINIHEHIYSAMARGFSINGYNPKGFLEILDGMWWTIDRNLTLEQTKQSAMATYIESIKNGVTTVFDHHASFGHIEGSLFAIEEAAKTMGVRSCLCYEVSDRDGEAKSKASVKENLDFIKHAMADKTDMIKGMMGMHASFTISDKTMEACMKDLPEGIGCHIHVAEGIEDLHACLKEHGKRIVDRLYDFKVLGPQTILVHCIYVNPHEMDLIKETDTMTSHNPESNMGNACGCPPTMELMKKGILTGLGTDGYTHDMIESYKVANVLHKHNLCDPNAAWGELPTMLFENNAKMANRYFDTPLGVLKEGAAADVIIMDYKNYTELSDKNINGHILFGMNGGHVNTTVCNGEVLMRDRKLTKIDEEAAYAKIREESAKLWKQINK